TCTACAACAGGAGTGTTGAGTGGGGTGCATATGGAAGTTGAAGCTTCTGCTAGTTCTTCGTCCAGCATTAATCCTGCGATAGCTTCATCACTGAGCATTTCAATGCTGAAAAACATTTTAAAATGAGCTATTATCAAGAAACATTAACTACCCATAAGTGCAAATATTTCAAGTTTATACTGTGCATGTGTGCTTATCTAGTATTCCAATATTTAGTTCAGTTGTTGAGTAGTATTACACAGCTTTGATTACAGTAACAATACTAATGATTTTTGAGAGAATTAATGCAATGGTGGTAATATACATTACAACACTAGAGAAACAGCTCAAATTATgatcatattaataaataatacaaCTAAATGTACAAAAATTATTAGTTATATGGAAAAAAGATACAAAAGTCATGATTATTTATGATAAATTGTGATTGGTAACATTACCAATCAACCCAATAAATTTCATGTCAAAAGCCAAATATTATAATTTGTAAGGTACGTAGACGGTAATGTTAAATGTCATCTATATTGAATGTGTAGAATATCCTTACCTGGCCAAACTCTCTGTATCAGACACGATGGAGTCCCGGTCCTCTACGGTGAGATACTGTGTTGCTGGTGATAATGCTGGGCTGCCCAGACCAATAACCTGTATTACAAGAAATATACACTACTGTTTCTGCTTAGTAATAAATAAGACGAATCATCAGATTCTATGTAAATATTGTATGGGTTAAAACTATTACTGTGCATTAAAACTTTAATGTGGATTTATGATTGTATTGTTGATCCAAAGAGGAAAATATATTTTTGGAAATGAATGTATTAACACAAAGCTTGATCCTTTCAAGCAACTATATATTGACAATAAATGTACTGTGTACTCATGACCAGGCCGACACCAGTGCGCAAGTCCATAGTCtcatgagactgatggatgcctactactactactactactcatgCTCAGAAAACTCATTCCTTCAGAATGTTGGGTGACCTGCAAGATATTACATCCATTGTATAACAGCATGGGAAAATGTATAGGTCTGGGTTTAAAAAGAGAGAGACTATGACTAGCTTTAATTTTGAGAGTGAAGGATTTGCTCAGTCAGATCTGAATAATACTGGGTTCGGTTAATAAggtttgtagatttgtggaacaaattgccAGGTAATGTAATGAAAGTTGGGTAACTGGACTGTTTTAATCACAGGTTCAGATATGAACAGCAGCTACCTAGTATGAACCAAAAAAACAACTAATTCTTAGGTTTTACACAGTTAAATTCAACAATATCTCCAGATATATATATCCCGACAAACAACAGAAAATTTACAGTTAACAAATCATAATTCAGACGAACCAAAATACACACCTGCCAACCTGTTAGGTCTGTGTACGTAGCTGTCCCATCACCGTCATCCACCAGAACCTCTCCTCCATCCAGCACCAAGCTCCTGTCCTCCCTAGGCTCCAGTACCAAGCTCCTGTCCTCCCCTCCATCCAGCACCAAGTTTCTAGCCTCTCCTCCATCCAGCACCATGCTCCTGTCCTCCCTAGGCTCCAGCACCAGGCTCCTGTCCTCCCTAGGCTCCAGCTCCAGGCTCCTGTCCTCCCTAGGCTCCAGTTCCAGCTTGCTGTTTCCCCTGGGTTCCATTACCAAGCTGGCATTTTCCTCTCTAGCCACTTCACAGTGGGTcatagcaagagcagcagcagtggcTCGGGAGGTAGCTGTAGTGGAAGATGTAGCTGCTGCCATACTGGAGGTTACAGAGACAGTGGTTGAGGATGCCACTGCAGTCTGCTGTTGAATGATAACAAAACTATATAAATACAGCACACAAAAGAAAACAAGAAGAAATTATTATGTAATACCCAAGAGGTATAATTCTAATACAGCTAATTTCATCATTCAAAATAAAATGTGGCAAGACTAAGATAATATGAACGATACACAAATAGGAGGCCATTATGAAAATCTCAAATGACAGCACTAAATATTAAATTCAGATGTGTACATAAAATGCACACTGTATTCATATGTATACAATACATACTGTACTTGTACACACAGCCGCACCTCCAAAAATCACCATCATATCATTCTGGACCCAATCCAAACTTGTGTAGAACTTCCCTCTTTCGGTTTTGTATTTAGTGCCAAATTTTCTATATCATGTAAAACTCAAAATGAAAATGAACCACAGAAAAGTATAGGCAAGGCATCTTCACTTCCTCAGAAAATAGGTTTACCAGAGCCTGTACCAAGCCCAAGAGTGTGAACGACACTGCATCATATTTCCCTAACACGGTTTCAGCCTAACACCTGGAGGAAGGGCTGAAAGAACATACATACATCCTCtaatacctgttgcacctctcttcagagagagagagagagagagagaaataatgtCTGAGAAGAGCAATGGCAAAAGGTAGACCCTTAAAACTGACAGCACAGCATGCCTGAACCAAGAAGTGTAGTAAAGTCAGCAACCGAATCTCATTGGATCAGCACAAACACCTTGGGATAGTGTGTTAGTTGTTGCAGACACTGACAAAAAAAAGGTAGGTGAGGTGCTTAAATCCTCCTGTTGCACCTACTCTGCCTGAATCTGGGAGATGAGCTCTTGGCAGGCAAGAAATCTTTTTAACATCAGCCAGGCAGGTGCATGCCCTACAGTCAGATGCAATAAAAGGGGCAAAATAGTTATGGAACTGCAAGAAATCTCTTTTGGaacaaaataagaacataagccCCATTAATGGAATCCAATTTTCCCAAAAATGCCACATTGAAGATGAAGAATCCTTTTTCCATTCTAGCAGAGAGGTACCACAGCTCAAATGCCACTTTCTCACATAAAATAAGAGATTGCATTCCAGTCAGGAAAACTGGGAACATGATACAGTACTGAAGACAAATTAGACGAACTAAACTCAAGAAGAGCAGTGTCATTTTGTGATACAATGTTCCTGTTCCCCATTAGTGACAACAACAACTTCTAGGCAGCACCTCAAGGTGAAATTGAGGAAACCCGTGAAGTACAAAATCGATGGCATCCTATATAAGCACAATGAACCAAACCCAAGGTGGAAAGGTTCATGCTTGAACTGCACAACGGGATGAAGGGGGTTCTTCATTTTTCCAACCTGAGGATAAGTGCCATCCAGCCTGGAAACCAAAATCCAGAAAGGGCCAAATTGGACCCAAGCTGCTGTTCCTCTCAACCCCTCCAACTGGACCACCACATCATTGAATGATGGTTTAATATCATCAGTATTCCTACTCGGTTATGAGTTATGTGAACCTAACATTAACTTCAGTAAACAAGTAACAATGAAAAATATTAATCTAGTTACAATAAATATCGTTATAAAATGCGATTCTTTAAAAACAAGAGAATGCAATGACAAACCTATGAAAGGTACAATACATTTACATTATTGAGATTCAGGCTATCAAGACCACTATTTCAATGGACAATGCACTTTAGAACAGAACAACCTAACAACCTAATCTACAAGTTTCCCACTGGTGGGGTTACCTGTGTCTTTCGTAGTCCTATAAACATAATATTGTAATTTAAAGTTAGATTTGGTCGAGCAAGTATAAATCCTTAGATGTATGTAAGTGAAGAGAGGAATGTGTTGAGGCCCCAGATCAATATTATGTACAAGATGGTACCAAATGCTTCTAATTTACCAAATAAGTGTAATGTAATATCTTCCATTCATTAATGCTTAAATTAATTACCATTTAATAACAACCGTACTGTAATATGCAACTAAAAGTTAATGTGTTTCTACTGTTGAGCTGAACTTGACTTACCCAAAAGTGTGTGTAATATGGGCCTTGATCAGGTCTGATGCACCAGTCTCCTCTCAAGTCCTGCCACCAACACTTTCCTATCTTCCAGATTGAGTACATTTAATAAGCTTCCAACTTACTACACTCTCAAGATATAAATGTAATTGTAACAAGTTCTCTTTCTCCAtatttaatttaggtttattgCTAAACAATAAACACATTCAATTTCTCCATCAATCCTCCTATTTTCATGATGTAATATAGATTtttcatttccaatcatcatcCTTACAATAAATGTTTATCCAACACTCAGGAGGCTAAtccataaataaaataataattttgttTCATGTATGTTATAGAATATTCAATTACTGTATACTGTGCAGTATTATGATTATGTGAATTATATAATAGAAAAATTTGTCCCATGATGACAAGGAACTTGCAATTAAACTTGTGACAGAGCTGGGGAAGACATTGGAGAATTACAGCCATCTCCAGCATATCAACTGCCTGTTAACTACTAGTTAGTGAACTACTTGTCATTTAGCCACCATCAGCTAGAAGAACTAACTACAATACAGGGTTGGAGGAGCCGACAGCCCTCACTTTCTACCTGGTGATCATTCATTAAGTGCAAAGCTCTGTAGGGGTAAATTCAGTTATGCTGACTAGTTAGACTTTAAGAATTGTCTTAGAGACAAGTCACTGTTTTTGTTGCTCCTAATTACAGTATttgcacacagagatcacactaacgtgatgcatcaaatgaacaaatccacaagggccgtgacgaggatttgaacctgcgtccggtagcatcccagacgctgccttaatcgactgagctacgactcggtcccggatgcaggttcaaacccttgtcacggcccttgtggatttgttcacagtaTTTGCATTTCTCACCATGGCTTACTGCTTCAGCTTTGTTTCCAAGGGTGTCTGGCACTGATTTATCGAAGATTGAGGGGCCAAACGGTATCTCCTCTGGTGCTATTGGGGGATATTTGTATGTATGAACCGAGTGTaattataggatgagagctaggcTCGTGATGTCCCATCTTTATAATCTTTGTCACATGATGCTTTGAAACTGCTGATGGTTTTGGCATCCTTCGTTACCTCACTTAAATTgttccaaccaacccaacctctgTTCGCAAAAACAAGAGCTGTCATATATTTTTCATGCACCTTTGAATCCTTAACTTGAATCTAAGACCATGTTCTTAAAGTTGCAggtttaaacaaaattataagtCAATTGTAGTGTCCTGTCATTATTTTGTATGTGATCATATAATTTCTTTTATTGTCTAGTTTTGTCATGATTAATGCCTTAAGTATCTCCTCAATTTTGTTTTTTAGGTCCAGAATTGGTATGAATTGAATTGGCTACCAATGCCAATTGGTAgcatatctttgaactttttctATTTTCTATGTGTTTTATTATAATAatgcattgtgtcgggggacagacaGCCCAAGTGTATTTGTAcaggttaggcttatattgaggtccccccatccccctcagttgaattactgaccccacccatGATGTTAACTCCCGAGTACTTGCTTACTGTTAAGTGAACAGGGCATTAGGCGATAGAAaaatgcacccaaccatttctgtcccacccgggattcgaacccggaattctctatTGAGAATCGAGAATGACTCTTTGGAATAGGGACACCATATAACTGCTGCATACTTCaatttctctcattctctctctctctctcattctcactctctctctctctctctctccctctcattctctctctctttctcgctttctcattctctctctctctctcgctttctcattctctctctctctctcgctttctcattctctctctcgctttctcattctctctctctctctctctctcttgctctctttctcaTTAGTTTGAGTGAATACACatatacctgtgtgtgtgggggcaggggGCAAGACTAATTGGAAAGTTCCTTATCATGGTTGAATGGAAATTGCCTAGAGCCTGGCATGTGATCATTGTTTTGAAAGAGCTGTGGCTGCTGGTTTTAGGGAGCAGCCAAATGACCTTCAGAAGTTTTTCATATTCAATACTCAAAGACCTATTTTTCCTTGCCCATTTTATATGAAATGCAATTGAATAGAAGAACAAAATAATCCTTTTGTTAATTCTAAAGCAAATCTTGGGTGGAAATTATATTTGTACTGCAGAAAGAACCTCTAATGGCTGCCACAAATTTAGCTTGCACAATTTGATATTTTTGGTGAAAATTTGTATCCACTGTAGAGACTGTTGGCGTTTAGTTTGCATCTATAAATTAGACAAGCAACTCTAAATGCCAGTATCTCACCACAGTTGCCATAATGGGTGCTGCCACCGGTCCCAGTTTTCCCGGTAATGATTTAAACTCCTGAGTATTGGCCTCTATACTTGATTCTGCATAGTGGAGGGGGTGCGTTGCAAGCTGGTGTCCCCCATCTATAGTTTGGAGCGGAGGTAAAGGAGACTCCGCCCCAACCCCAATGCCCCGCACACCCAGGTCTAGCTGAGACTGACGATTCTGAAAATAAATACAGTATTGTACTTAATTGTctcttataattataatttattgagagggggggggattaaTTTGTCATCAGCTAGCTTTGGAATCTGAGCTCGTACTGCTTAAAGCATTCTACTGTACTTTCCTAAGCACAGAGCTCATGATAGGCCTTCCAAATACACATTGCTCCTTATTTTTCACAAGAGTTTAGCCCCAAATTAACCAATAAGAACTACAGAAAGAAAATAGAATACAAAAATTCAACCCTTTTGATTGTTACAATTTAAACGTGAAATGTACAGTGGTGCCTTgtttaacgaatttaatccattccggcCGAGCACGTCATGTactcgtcatgtgaaacgctcgtcttgcgaaacaacaacacagtcgtcggaggcgtccgagaactgGCGGGAACGCTAGGAAGCCCCATGTGGTTTGCTCGTTAATTGAGCAAAAGCTCATCAATCGAGACGAATTTTCTGTGAGTGGTTCGCttgttactcgaaatgctcgtaactggagtcgcttgtcactcgaggttccactgtacatataaaaaaaaaaatacttagactataaaatttaatttataaatgtagaaaggaaaaggaaaaaataTATAGCTCCAACTGCAACTTAACATGTCAAATGTTCTGTAGAGTTAAGCACAAAGTAACTACAGGACGTTTGATAATGGCTTAGTCACTGGTCTTCTAGTTTGCAATCTACTTCATAGTGTATATTGGGTAACTCAGTTTA
This DNA window, taken from Procambarus clarkii isolate CNS0578487 chromosome 76, FALCON_Pclarkii_2.0, whole genome shotgun sequence, encodes the following:
- the LOC123771500 gene encoding uncharacterized protein isoform X7, whose translation is MSQHAAAREMVFLAEEGLMQKGCVFDHTWQEMLNHATSKVNDAEREKIESAAEHRRTSALYHEAETRVKALQKELKRAIAKSSLNARRSLLQMNNLVRMHQLQLLPYFELKSAVNQQLEAQKQQVRQLEESVARAKVTYAQALSNLETISDEIHRNRQSQLDLGVRGIGVGAESPLPPLQTIDGGHQLATHPLHYAESSIEANTQEFKSLPGKLGPVAAPIMATVIGKCWWQDLRGDWCIRPDQGPYYTHFWQTAVASSTTVSVTSSMAAATSSTTATSRATAAALAMTHCEVAREENASLVMEPRGNSKLELEPREDRSLELEPREDRSLVLEPREDRSMVLDGGEARNLVLDGGEDRSLVLEPREDRSLVLDGGEVLVDDGDGTATYTDLTGWQVIGLGSPALSPATQYLTVEDRDSIVSDTESLASIEMLSDEAIAGLMLDEELAEASTSICTPLNTPVVDPPMSLTASIQSWPTFLQSYVRAAQHTAETTATHSMPEQQDLGEDEYSGITESLTGLELDTLHSGTRQLQPPHTLSLLHDSSSDQSSPEDLTPGYAPLRDTPYSPEDFLPSNQDLSAQPLDEASSRLGPSASDDVREEPHRSSWVLENAPPAHK